In Flammeovirgaceae bacterium 311, one DNA window encodes the following:
- a CDS encoding hypothetical protein (COG1409 Predicted phosphohydrolases), whose translation MPYLQTALADSISIVWRTSSAGHCAVAYKKRAAAEWQQLKGVTHNKRFGGVENLVTIKGLEAGSEYQYRIFTDGHELAQEKAFSFRAPKEASAPFTFYAAGDIGEPVKDEGKPDKMAQQISRLATAPDFGLLLGDIIYPNGESEGYDQHLFNYFADVFSRIPTFALLGNHEWNVNPEVNFIQEWKLPGNEHYYSFDRGNTHFIALDSKKGQFYDYEKQKEWLINDLKQAKAKGYQWLVVLLHYNGKSCTYKPDTERVIELYPLFAEYGVDLVLNGHAHTYERLNPMNGEGVVLYELIGKHKEYQDVAGFISITVGSGGKLRGVGTDPTPFKPNPKRCKHPNLVAVSSHDWAFLRVEVDGNKLQAEAISSLNGEVLDSFSITKSGVAHDSLHELRINQLQLIGSHNSYKQAIDPRLHRLIAQKDSAAASALDYSHISPTEQLDMGLLNLEIDVLADTDGGRYAKPLGFNMIGDEQGLQQWDPEGLMLKPSFKVLHVQEIDFKSHYKTFAQCLQDLKQWSDANPDHYPVFITVNAKEGASRIAGGVAAEKFTAEVFDLLDQELVKYLGKSKLLTPDEVRGKYTSLREAVLAQNWPRVKDARGKFVFILDEHDAKREIYRAKHPSLKGRMMFVNAEPESPEAAILIMNNPKSQLDQIQEMVRKGYIVRTRADANTAEARRNDKSRFRAAQESGAQIITTDYYLPSTHFNSPYQISFRGNTYVRPNPLNVK comes from the coding sequence ATGCCCTATCTGCAAACTGCCCTGGCCGATAGTATCAGTATAGTATGGAGAACATCTTCTGCCGGGCATTGTGCGGTAGCTTACAAAAAAAGAGCTGCTGCAGAGTGGCAGCAGCTTAAGGGGGTTACCCACAATAAACGTTTTGGCGGCGTTGAAAACCTGGTAACGATCAAAGGTCTGGAGGCTGGGTCTGAATACCAGTACAGGATTTTTACCGACGGTCATGAGCTGGCACAGGAGAAGGCATTCAGCTTCAGGGCGCCAAAAGAAGCTTCTGCACCCTTTACCTTTTACGCTGCCGGCGATATAGGCGAGCCGGTAAAAGATGAAGGCAAGCCTGATAAGATGGCGCAGCAAATTAGCAGGCTTGCCACTGCTCCCGATTTTGGTCTGCTGCTGGGAGACATTATTTATCCCAATGGCGAAAGCGAAGGTTACGACCAGCACCTGTTCAACTACTTTGCAGATGTTTTTTCCCGCATCCCTACTTTTGCCCTTCTGGGTAACCATGAGTGGAACGTAAATCCTGAAGTAAATTTTATACAGGAATGGAAGCTGCCTGGCAATGAGCATTACTACAGTTTTGACCGGGGCAATACCCATTTTATAGCCCTCGACAGCAAAAAAGGCCAGTTCTACGACTATGAAAAGCAGAAGGAATGGCTGATTAATGACCTGAAACAGGCAAAAGCAAAAGGCTATCAGTGGCTGGTAGTGCTCCTGCATTACAATGGCAAATCCTGCACCTATAAGCCCGATACCGAGCGGGTAATTGAACTGTACCCGCTGTTTGCCGAATATGGGGTTGACCTGGTGCTCAATGGCCATGCCCATACCTACGAGCGGCTAAATCCAATGAATGGAGAGGGCGTGGTGCTGTATGAGCTGATAGGCAAACACAAGGAGTATCAGGATGTTGCAGGCTTTATCTCTATTACCGTTGGTAGCGGTGGCAAGCTGCGGGGTGTGGGCACCGATCCCACTCCTTTTAAGCCCAATCCCAAGCGCTGTAAACATCCTAACCTGGTAGCCGTCAGCTCCCACGACTGGGCCTTTCTGAGGGTGGAAGTGGATGGCAACAAGCTACAGGCCGAAGCCATCAGCTCACTGAATGGAGAGGTGCTGGATAGCTTCAGCATTACAAAATCAGGGGTGGCGCATGATAGCCTTCATGAGCTGCGCATTAACCAGCTACAGTTGATTGGTTCGCACAACAGCTATAAGCAGGCCATAGATCCCAGGCTGCACAGGCTGATTGCACAAAAAGACTCTGCGGCAGCCTCTGCGCTTGATTACAGCCACATCAGCCCCACAGAACAGTTGGACATGGGCCTGCTGAACCTGGAAATAGATGTACTGGCAGACACAGATGGAGGCAGGTATGCCAAACCCCTTGGCTTTAACATGATAGGAGATGAGCAGGGCCTGCAGCAGTGGGACCCGGAAGGGCTGATGTTAAAACCAAGCTTTAAGGTGCTGCATGTGCAGGAAATTGATTTTAAAAGCCATTACAAAACCTTTGCACAATGCCTGCAGGATTTAAAGCAATGGTCTGATGCCAACCCGGACCATTACCCTGTTTTTATTACCGTTAATGCCAAGGAGGGAGCGTCCAGAATAGCGGGCGGGGTGGCTGCAGAAAAATTTACTGCAGAGGTGTTTGATCTGTTGGACCAGGAGCTGGTTAAGTATCTGGGTAAATCCAAGCTGCTGACTCCGGATGAGGTACGCGGAAAGTATACCAGCCTGCGGGAGGCTGTGCTGGCGCAAAACTGGCCCAGGGTAAAAGATGCCAGGGGTAAGTTTGTGTTTATCCTGGACGAGCATGATGCCAAGCGCGAGATCTATCGGGCCAAACACCCTTCTTTGAAGGGCAGAATGATGTTTGTAAATGCAGAGCCAGAGAGTCCGGAAGCAGCCATCCTGATCATGAATAATCCCAAAAGCCAGCTTGACCAGATACAGGAAATGGTTCGTAAAGGATACATTGTGCGCACCAGGGCCGATGCCAATACGGCAGAGGCCCGCAGGAACGATAAGAGCAGGTTCAGGGCGGCGCAGGAGTCAGGCGCACAGATCATTACAACGGATTACTACCTGCCCAGTACCCATTTCAATTCGCCCTACCAGATAAGCTTTAGAGGCAATACCTATGTAAGGCCAAATCCGCTGAATGTGAAATAA
- a CDS encoding Miro domain-containing protein (COG4886 Leucine-rich repeat (LRR) protein), with the protein MKLVLQSISSLAVFLVLLGFHHPLIAGPISREELATKKVYTSFTEALQEPQEVYRLDISGLELKEIPKAIVKLVNLQELDLSHNRLSELAAPIASLQNLEYIDLGYNNFKSIPAGLDELRNLKHLNLKGNKISGFNNSLTKLNRLEALDLAGNELEAISFSKGALTQLKYLNLENNQLASLPDFSPLENLQSLALGHNALTGNVFLKLEQNKNLRHLLLNNNLLRNLDELKEAKVSELKSLEYLNLSANSLTALPAEIEKLSSLKRLDIDQNKLSVLPPELKNLNHLAQLGAADNQFSSFPEQVLDIPQLSSLSLGNNNITALPEQIQQLSGLKNLYLNGTNISGSSPGFKLLGGLDTLDIEGIPLSTEEVMELYLANSPALIYYHDKHNNSSFFLKQLFSDDKEYLSGLLAACDAGEGQSCFDLARFNKRNGLDEAADFYYAKTVLHSEKGGFLNLEASFALAELLEKRLEEPNYLDKDDLDYTRLLSDTIFTAYSNICNLDITDSTAAEVQALSCQKSAQILDSQVRIYKAALSQYTRDVERISGSSPVSATGYADAVKGEMDKKLKLTQLNAKIDKLRQAIEYLQQESSKYTEKAN; encoded by the coding sequence ATGAAGCTTGTACTTCAGTCAATTAGCAGTCTGGCTGTTTTTCTGGTCCTTTTAGGTTTTCACCATCCGCTTATTGCAGGTCCTATCAGCAGGGAAGAATTAGCTACAAAAAAGGTTTATACCTCGTTTACAGAAGCCTTGCAGGAACCTCAGGAGGTCTACAGGCTGGACATCAGTGGCCTGGAGCTGAAAGAAATTCCGAAGGCAATTGTAAAGCTGGTAAATCTTCAGGAGCTTGATTTATCACACAACAGACTCTCTGAGCTTGCTGCTCCTATAGCCTCTCTTCAAAACCTTGAATATATAGATCTGGGGTATAATAATTTCAAAAGCATTCCCGCTGGCCTGGATGAGCTCCGGAATTTAAAGCACCTGAACCTGAAGGGTAATAAAATTTCAGGCTTTAACAACAGCCTGACAAAGCTGAACAGGCTGGAAGCACTGGATCTTGCCGGAAATGAGCTGGAGGCAATCAGTTTTTCAAAAGGCGCACTTACACAGCTAAAATATCTCAACCTTGAAAATAACCAGCTTGCCTCTCTGCCAGACTTTTCTCCACTGGAGAACCTGCAGTCTTTAGCCCTGGGGCATAATGCCTTAACAGGAAATGTATTCCTGAAACTGGAGCAAAATAAAAACCTCAGGCACCTGCTCCTGAACAATAATTTACTGCGGAACCTGGATGAGCTTAAGGAGGCAAAGGTTTCTGAATTGAAGTCTTTAGAATATTTAAACCTATCGGCGAACAGCTTAACAGCCCTGCCAGCTGAGATAGAGAAGCTCAGCAGCCTGAAGCGCCTGGACATTGACCAAAACAAACTTTCTGTTTTACCCCCGGAGCTGAAGAACCTTAACCATCTTGCCCAACTGGGTGCTGCTGATAACCAGTTCAGTTCTTTTCCTGAACAGGTGCTGGACATTCCTCAGCTTTCGTCCCTAAGCCTGGGAAATAACAATATTACCGCGCTTCCGGAACAGATTCAGCAGCTTTCCGGCCTTAAAAACCTTTACCTCAATGGTACAAATATTTCAGGCAGCAGCCCGGGCTTTAAACTGCTGGGCGGGTTAGATACGCTTGATATTGAAGGAATACCTTTATCTACAGAGGAGGTTATGGAGCTCTATCTGGCTAACTCGCCTGCACTGATCTACTACCATGATAAGCATAACAATTCAAGCTTTTTTCTGAAACAGCTATTCAGCGATGATAAGGAATATTTGTCAGGGCTGCTTGCCGCCTGTGATGCCGGAGAAGGACAAAGCTGCTTTGATCTGGCCAGGTTTAACAAGCGTAACGGCCTGGATGAGGCTGCTGATTTCTACTATGCCAAAACCGTTCTGCACAGCGAAAAGGGAGGCTTTCTCAATCTTGAAGCATCTTTTGCGCTGGCCGAACTGCTGGAAAAGCGGCTCGAAGAACCAAACTATCTCGACAAGGATGATTTAGACTACACAAGGCTCTTAAGCGATACTATATTCACTGCCTACAGCAACATCTGTAATTTAGACATTACAGATAGTACAGCAGCAGAAGTGCAGGCGCTGTCTTGTCAGAAAAGTGCACAAATACTCGACAGCCAGGTGAGAATATACAAAGCTGCACTAAGCCAGTACACCCGTGATGTGGAAAGAATTTCGGGCAGCAGCCCTGTAAGTGCTACTGGTTATGCCGATGCTGTAAAGGGAGAAATGGATAAAAAGCTAAAGCTTACCCAGCTAAATGCCAAAATCGATAAACTCAGGCAGGCAATTGAATATTTGCAGCAGGAATCTTCAAAATACACTGAAAAAGCTAATTAA
- a CDS encoding putative phosphohydrolase (COG1408 Predicted phosphohydrolases): protein MLRFLLIMGVMFLLMNWYVFQGIKRLTANWRSKQLRRAVHWGYWLFMLLFIAGFVWAINIRFSTDTTTALVQWFINAFLTLFVTQLVFILVLFAEDIYRMFKAAFRFFRRSSAKKEGQQERRLPERRLPERRKFVSQLALVLAGIPFASFVYGTTRGKYDYTLHRHTLYFDDLPDAFDGFTITQLSDVHSGSFDDPEAVQRGIELAKAQNSDLFVFTGDLVNDEAPEIVPYKNNFSQIKAPFGQYSILGNHDYGMYHEWPSQAAEQANLERLKQHHADMGYRLLLDEHVMIEKGGEKIALLGVENWGRGFIEKGDLDKALAGVDANAFKILLSHDPSHWTEVVKEHPTHIHLTLSGHTHGMQFGVETPLVKWSPVQYRYRHWAGLLNEQHQQLYVNRGFGFIGFSGRVGIWPEVTVLELRKGRGDA from the coding sequence ATGCTGCGTTTTTTACTGATAATGGGGGTAATGTTCCTCCTGATGAACTGGTATGTATTTCAGGGGATTAAAAGACTTACAGCTAACTGGCGTTCAAAGCAACTGCGCCGCGCTGTACACTGGGGCTACTGGCTGTTTATGCTCTTGTTCATTGCGGGCTTTGTCTGGGCCATCAACATCCGTTTTTCTACCGATACCACTACCGCCCTTGTACAGTGGTTCATCAATGCCTTCTTAACTCTCTTTGTTACCCAGCTGGTGTTTATCCTGGTACTGTTTGCAGAAGATATCTATCGCATGTTCAAGGCGGCTTTCCGCTTTTTCCGCAGATCATCAGCCAAAAAAGAGGGCCAACAGGAGCGGCGGCTCCCGGAGCGGCGGCTCCCGGAGCGCAGAAAGTTTGTAAGTCAGCTGGCGCTGGTGCTGGCGGGCATTCCCTTTGCTTCTTTTGTTTACGGCACTACCAGGGGTAAATACGATTATACCCTGCACCGCCACACCCTTTATTTTGATGATCTGCCCGATGCCTTCGATGGCTTTACCATCACCCAGCTTTCTGATGTTCACTCCGGTAGCTTTGACGATCCCGAAGCTGTGCAGCGGGGCATTGAGCTGGCAAAGGCACAAAATTCAGATCTTTTCGTTTTTACCGGCGACCTGGTGAATGATGAGGCTCCGGAGATAGTACCCTACAAAAACAATTTCAGCCAGATCAAAGCGCCCTTTGGGCAGTATTCTATCCTGGGCAATCATGATTATGGCATGTACCACGAGTGGCCCAGCCAGGCGGCAGAGCAGGCCAACCTGGAGCGGCTCAAGCAGCATCATGCCGATATGGGCTATCGCCTGCTGCTGGATGAGCATGTGATGATTGAAAAAGGAGGGGAGAAAATAGCCCTGCTCGGGGTAGAAAACTGGGGAAGAGGCTTTATTGAAAAAGGCGATCTGGACAAAGCCCTGGCGGGCGTTGATGCCAATGCTTTTAAAATTCTGCTGTCGCACGATCCTTCTCACTGGACGGAGGTTGTAAAAGAACATCCCACCCACATCCATCTGACCCTTTCCGGCCATACCCACGGCATGCAATTCGGGGTAGAAACGCCCCTGGTAAAGTGGAGCCCGGTGCAGTATCGCTACCGGCACTGGGCAGGTCTGTTAAATGAACAGCATCAGCAGCTGTACGTAAACCGTGGCTTTGGCTTTATCGGTTTCTCCGGCAGGGTAGGCATCTGGCCGGAAGTAACTGTGCTGGAGCTAAGGAAGGGTAGGGGTGATGCTTAG
- a CDS encoding hypothetical protein (COG3781 Predicted membrane protein): MLVEKRLPFRYIFDKVKLDLFRVLLFSIMFHILKFYVANQLPEVPFQLPAILGTSISLLLAFNVNQSYDRWWEARKVWGAIVNDSRTLVVQLKQFVDTGAYPEGAAVLKKMAYRQIAWCYCLGQSLRALTPITPEQEPLLTKDDLAFINRNNNKSYALMMLHGRDLKELHGAKAVNSFQQVQLDSTIMRLVDSMGKAERINSTVFPVTYRIFIHFFIYLFLIILSLALVETIGIYEIPVLILIASTFFLIEKTARHMQDPFRNKPTDTAVTAIARTIEINIRQVLQEPGVPVPLPQEKFYLM, encoded by the coding sequence ATGTTAGTAGAAAAGAGACTCCCTTTCCGGTATATTTTTGATAAAGTAAAGCTTGATCTGTTCAGGGTACTGCTGTTTTCTATAATGTTCCACATTCTTAAATTTTATGTGGCCAATCAACTGCCTGAAGTACCTTTTCAGCTGCCTGCTATTTTAGGTACTTCTATCTCGCTGCTGTTGGCTTTTAATGTTAACCAGTCTTACGACCGCTGGTGGGAGGCCAGAAAAGTATGGGGTGCCATTGTAAATGATTCCCGAACCCTTGTTGTGCAGCTGAAGCAGTTTGTCGATACCGGCGCTTATCCTGAAGGTGCTGCTGTTTTGAAGAAAATGGCTTACCGCCAGATAGCCTGGTGTTATTGCCTGGGACAATCGCTGCGGGCACTAACTCCCATTACGCCGGAGCAGGAGCCCCTGCTCACCAAAGACGATCTGGCTTTTATTAACAGGAACAATAATAAATCCTATGCCCTGATGATGTTGCACGGACGTGATCTGAAGGAGCTCCACGGGGCAAAAGCGGTCAATTCCTTTCAGCAGGTACAACTCGATAGCACCATTATGCGCCTGGTAGATTCCATGGGTAAGGCCGAGCGTATCAATAGTACTGTTTTTCCGGTTACCTACCGTATCTTCATTCACTTCTTTATTTACCTGTTCCTGATCATATTATCCCTTGCACTGGTAGAGACCATCGGTATTTATGAGATCCCCGTACTGATCCTGATAGCCTCCACTTTTTTTCTGATAGAGAAAACCGCCAGGCATATGCAGGACCCTTTCAGAAATAAACCAACTGATACTGCTGTTACAGCGATTGCCAGAACCATAGAGATCAACATCAGACAGGTGCTGCAGGAGCCAGGTGTTCCTGTGCCACTGCCGCAGGAAAAATTTTACCTGATGTAG
- a CDS encoding integral membrane sensor signal transduction histidine kinase (COG0457 FOG: TPR repeat), with protein sequence MRLLPKFLYLQIKKQGLMLLAYACLLCLSLPAFAQHSLQDSSQVLKLAALGIKQFEKDSLEAAAHYFKESGTLARKIGYTRGIVQYIRDYILVLNRTGKYREALELTLEGVELSKQLGKADLSIAYNNVGLEYRNLGNLEAAATSYLKALEISEAIENKSLQRKQLNNLASIFLELRDADKAYTYASRSYQLAIQLKDTTGMASSLVNLANSETLNKRYEHSGRYFMQVIELGKALNDPSYILDAYINLADIEVQQQQYQQALDYYQKARQVLSTYPSPDYELYIHWGLSQNYYLLEQYDLAQLYYTKAVAIGQSMEALNELRHLYLLGSEIYEKKEDLLQALALRKQYETLKDSLLNTETRQNIQRLEIEYQISQKEKEIAQQNLIIARGSLEIQEKNNLIYLSLAAVIALISALIITYILFRNKQRANAEKLTALKRESEMKILMALMEGEEKERSRLARELHDGVGGILSATKMHLSLLKDEEQQPERFTKFNHTVLMLDNASQEIRTIAHNLSPDILMQYELDAALESFCQKVSNPNLQIDYYFLGEAPRLKNNFKLIIYRMVQELVNNIIKHANATHALVQLSYHEQVLSITVEDNGKGFTQTEGKGIGLQNLKNRINDIGGQLTIESSEGKGTTVYLEIEVSSFLDNQVFLSTAV encoded by the coding sequence ATGCGTCTTCTCCCCAAATTTTTATACCTGCAGATCAAAAAGCAGGGACTTATGCTACTGGCATACGCCTGTCTGTTATGCCTAAGCCTGCCTGCTTTTGCCCAGCACAGCCTGCAGGACAGCAGCCAGGTGCTAAAGCTGGCAGCACTTGGCATTAAGCAGTTTGAAAAAGATAGCCTTGAGGCTGCAGCTCATTATTTTAAAGAGTCCGGAACACTGGCCAGAAAGATTGGGTACACCAGGGGGATTGTACAATACATACGGGACTATATACTGGTGCTGAACAGAACAGGTAAGTACCGGGAGGCACTGGAATTAACCCTGGAGGGAGTTGAATTAAGCAAACAGCTGGGGAAAGCAGATCTGTCGATAGCCTATAATAATGTAGGACTCGAATACCGAAATCTGGGGAACCTCGAAGCTGCAGCGACCAGCTACCTGAAAGCGCTTGAAATATCGGAAGCCATAGAAAATAAGAGCCTGCAGCGCAAGCAACTAAATAACCTGGCCTCTATTTTCCTGGAGCTACGCGATGCCGATAAAGCTTATACATATGCCAGCAGGAGCTACCAGCTGGCCATTCAGCTGAAAGATACCACAGGCATGGCCAGCAGCCTGGTAAACCTGGCCAACAGCGAAACCCTTAACAAGCGGTACGAGCATTCGGGCAGGTACTTTATGCAGGTGATTGAGCTGGGCAAAGCCCTGAATGATCCCAGCTACATTCTGGATGCCTATATTAACCTGGCAGACATAGAGGTGCAGCAACAACAGTACCAGCAGGCGTTGGATTACTACCAGAAAGCCCGCCAGGTGCTTAGCACCTACCCCTCGCCCGATTATGAATTATACATACACTGGGGCTTATCGCAAAACTACTATCTCCTGGAGCAGTACGACCTGGCGCAGCTATACTATACAAAAGCCGTAGCTATTGGTCAGTCAATGGAAGCCTTAAACGAACTGCGGCATCTTTACCTGCTGGGATCCGAGATTTATGAGAAAAAAGAAGATCTCCTGCAGGCATTAGCTCTAAGAAAGCAGTATGAAACACTGAAAGACTCCCTGCTGAATACAGAAACCCGGCAAAACATACAAAGGCTGGAGATCGAGTATCAAATCTCTCAAAAGGAAAAGGAGATTGCACAACAGAACCTGATTATTGCCAGGGGGAGCCTGGAGATTCAGGAGAAGAATAACCTGATCTACCTTTCACTGGCAGCTGTTATTGCCCTTATTTCGGCGCTCATCATTACCTACATACTTTTCAGGAACAAACAAAGGGCAAATGCTGAAAAGCTGACGGCTCTGAAACGGGAAAGTGAAATGAAGATACTGATGGCCCTGATGGAGGGGGAGGAAAAGGAACGCTCCAGGCTGGCCCGTGAGCTGCACGATGGTGTGGGTGGTATACTTTCTGCCACCAAAATGCACCTAAGCCTGTTAAAGGATGAAGAGCAGCAGCCGGAACGTTTCACGAAATTTAACCACACCGTGCTCATGCTCGACAATGCCTCGCAGGAGATCAGAACCATTGCCCATAACCTTTCTCCGGATATACTCATGCAGTACGAGCTGGATGCTGCCCTGGAAAGCTTTTGCCAGAAAGTAAGCAACCCAAATCTGCAGATTGATTATTATTTTCTGGGAGAAGCACCCAGGCTGAAAAATAACTTTAAGCTGATCATTTACCGTATGGTGCAGGAGCTGGTTAATAACATTATCAAACATGCCAATGCCACCCATGCACTGGTACAACTAAGTTACCACGAGCAGGTGCTGTCCATTACGGTAGAGGATAACGGCAAAGGTTTTACCCAGACAGAAGGCAAGGGCATTGGCCTGCAAAATCTGAAAAACCGGATAAACGATATTGGTGGTCAGCTAACAATAGAGTCTTCCGAAGGCAAGGGCACTACGGTTTACCTGGAAATAGAGGTGAGCAGTTTCCTGGACAACCAGGTTTTCCTGTCTACAGCTGTTTGA
- a CDS encoding putative permease (COG0628 Predicted permease) — protein sequence MRTIPGYIKYFIILASLVLTCYVLIVGKPILSPVVTAFIFALLLHPVSGWMERIKITRGLSSVLSILMVLLVLTGLSFYFSSQVGSITQDLQSIGARFNEIIDKGNSWMEDTFGVAQQEQNRYVKNSLNSFLKNSTAAITGTLSATADFFTSFFLFLITLFFLLYYRRFFVAFIYKCFRPELHETVSATLHKVEMVVRSYIVGLITVILIIAVLNSVGLMLLGIQHAIFFGALAAVLTIIPYIGILVGSLLPILFALVTKDSLWYPLGVAILFWAVQFLEGNFITPNVVGGRVSLNPFAAIIALFLGGMLWGAIGMILAIPVLAIIKVICDTIEPLYPIGFLLDNPPSDDPMDTPL from the coding sequence ATGAGAACCATTCCCGGCTATATTAAATACTTTATCATTCTGGCGAGCCTGGTACTAACCTGCTATGTATTAATTGTAGGTAAGCCAATCTTGAGCCCGGTAGTAACTGCCTTTATCTTTGCCCTGCTGCTGCACCCTGTAAGCGGCTGGATGGAAAGAATAAAGATCACCCGCGGGCTTAGTTCAGTGCTTTCTATTCTGATGGTTTTGCTAGTGCTAACAGGACTTTCTTTTTACTTTTCCTCCCAGGTGGGCAGTATTACCCAGGACCTGCAGTCCATTGGTGCCCGTTTTAATGAGATTATCGATAAGGGGAACAGCTGGATGGAAGATACCTTTGGCGTAGCACAGCAGGAGCAAAACAGGTATGTGAAAAATTCCCTGAACAGCTTCCTGAAAAACAGTACTGCCGCCATTACCGGTACCCTTTCTGCCACAGCCGATTTCTTTACTTCATTTTTCCTTTTCCTGATTACCCTTTTTTTTCTGCTGTACTACCGCAGGTTTTTTGTTGCCTTCATTTACAAATGTTTCAGGCCGGAGCTGCACGAAACAGTAAGTGCTACCCTTCATAAGGTAGAGATGGTGGTGAGAAGCTATATTGTGGGGCTCATTACGGTAATACTGATTATAGCCGTTCTTAACTCGGTTGGCCTGATGCTGCTGGGCATACAGCATGCCATCTTCTTTGGTGCGCTCGCAGCTGTGCTTACCATTATTCCCTACATTGGCATTTTAGTGGGCTCCCTGCTGCCTATCCTTTTTGCGCTGGTTACCAAAGATTCACTGTGGTACCCGCTGGGGGTAGCCATTCTTTTCTGGGCTGTACAGTTTCTGGAGGGTAATTTTATTACTCCTAATGTGGTAGGTGGCAGGGTGAGTCTTAATCCTTTTGCTGCCATCATTGCATTATTCCTGGGGGGCATGCTGTGGGGGGCAATCGGAATGATCCTGGCCATACCTGTGCTGGCAATTATTAAAGTTATTTGCGATACCATAGAGCCGCTTTACCCTATCGGCTTTCTGCTGGATAACCCTCCCAGCGATGACCCAATGGATACTCCTTTGTAG